The following proteins come from a genomic window of Brachyspira hampsonii:
- a CDS encoding VWA domain-containing protein — protein sequence MKQFDNDSYKDEIKKTEIMAKGVFNSAFNNLSRDERLSEELEIKITKWKKDLNVFINDNNPYQDNKTELDIALKKLKNTSREDIFNDLKSLDALSIDTKFWRDRLSNSDDLNILKKNIISVWEKTYNKKNNDWLVSTVKERRDKFISDIESWINLLKKLKYISNILRIKTGVLWDFRVGELEEEDISLLKRWVDFINEHKDIEIICDSIGRRIDIEKSLRNVEFKNTYSNTNKKISSKEEIVGIYFAKDIENVIPEELSLLCNEESEKLFKLKYIENRLMCFDKSAYVFNDDMEHLVRAGYKEGKGDMIICIDTSGSMKGINEYIAKAAMFKMVMQALSENRNAYLINFSTEIYTCKFTKENGIEDLIKFLKLSYHGGSDIYKALYEANRMMNTSSFRNADVLVLSDFIMEDMPNNLVTMCSRQKNNGNKYFAVSIGKFPFGYSYRKVFNKHWIFDIDDGLKEIY from the coding sequence ATGAAACAATTTGACAATGATTCTTATAAAGATGAAATAAAAAAAACAGAGATAATGGCTAAGGGAGTATTTAATAGTGCTTTTAATAATCTTAGCAGAGATGAAAGATTGAGTGAAGAGTTAGAAATAAAAATTACTAAATGGAAAAAAGATTTAAATGTATTTATAAATGATAATAATCCCTATCAGGACAATAAAACAGAATTAGATATAGCATTAAAAAAATTGAAAAATACAAGCAGAGAAGATATATTTAATGATTTAAAGAGCTTAGATGCTTTATCCATTGATACGAAGTTTTGGAGAGATAGATTATCAAATTCAGATGATTTAAATATCTTAAAGAAGAATATAATTTCAGTATGGGAAAAAACTTATAATAAAAAAAATAATGATTGGCTTGTTTCTACTGTAAAAGAGCGAAGGGACAAATTTATTTCTGATATAGAATCTTGGATTAATTTGCTTAAAAAATTAAAATATATATCAAATATACTCAGAATAAAAACAGGAGTATTATGGGATTTTAGAGTAGGGGAGTTGGAAGAAGAAGATATATCTTTATTAAAGAGATGGGTTGATTTTATTAATGAACATAAAGATATAGAAATAATTTGCGACAGCATAGGAAGAAGAATTGATATAGAAAAGTCATTGAGAAATGTTGAGTTTAAAAATACTTACAGTAATACAAATAAAAAAATAAGTTCTAAAGAAGAGATAGTTGGAATATACTTTGCTAAAGATATAGAAAATGTTATACCAGAGGAGCTTTCTTTACTATGCAATGAAGAAAGTGAAAAATTATTTAAATTAAAATATATAGAAAATAGGCTTATGTGTTTTGATAAAAGTGCTTATGTATTTAATGATGATATGGAGCATTTGGTTAGAGCCGGATATAAAGAAGGCAAGGGTGATATGATTATATGCATAGATACAAGCGGTTCTATGAAAGGTATTAATGAATATATTGCCAAAGCTGCCATGTTTAAAATGGTTATGCAGGCTTTATCAGAAAATAGAAATGCATATCTTATAAACTTCAGTACAGAAATATATACCTGCAAATTCACTAAAGAAAATGGAATTGAAGATTTAATAAAGTTTTTGAAGTTAAGTTATCATGGAGGTTCTGATATATACAAAGCACTTTATGAGGCAAATAGAATGATGAATACCTCTTCCTTTAGAAATGCTGATGTATTAGTTTTATCTGATTTTATAATGGAGGATATGCCTAATAATTTGGTAACTATGTGCAGCAGACAAAAAAATAACGGCAATAAATATTTTGCTGTATCTATAGGAAAATTCCCTTTTGGTTATTCATACAGAAAAGTATTTAATAAGCATTGGATATTTGATATAGATGATGGCTTAAAAGAAATTTATTAA
- a CDS encoding DUF1232 domain-containing protein, translated as MYTVSPVYLVPDVIPIVGWF; from the coding sequence ATATATACAGTTTCACCTGTATATTTAGTGCCTGATGTCATACCAATAGTAGGCTGGTTTTAG
- a CDS encoding ankyrin repeat domain-containing protein, giving the protein MKKILIILILLSISLYSATTDEEIFKTVRYGSSLELKNILDSGVNINIQDNDGKTPLRIAVESGSPKKVKLLLEAGADITIKNKYGQDVLMWARSVQITNILLDAGADINSQDNDGFTPLMITIVNGDDLKAKELIN; this is encoded by the coding sequence ATGAAAAAAATACTAATTATTTTAATCTTATTATCAATAAGTTTGTATTCAGCAACAACTGATGAAGAAATATTTAAAACTGTAAGATATGGATCAAGTCTAGAATTAAAAAATATTTTAGATTCAGGGGTTAATATTAATATTCAAGACAACGACGGTAAAACCCCTTTAAGAATAGCTGTAGAGAGCGGTTCTCCTAAAAAAGTAAAATTATTGTTAGAAGCAGGTGCTGATATAACTATAAAAAATAAATACGGTCAAGATGTTTTAATGTGGGCACGTTCTGTTCAAATAACAAATATATTGTTAGATGCAGGAGCTGATATTAATTCACAAGATAACGATGGTTTTACACCTTTAATGATTACTATAGTTAATGGTGATGATT
- the murI gene encoding glutamate racemase, whose amino-acid sequence MNINSSISNMPIAVFDSGFGGLTVLKQLLKILPNENYIYLGDNANIPYGDKSKDEIIKLTLKMADFLADKKCKMIIIACNTISACAYDILKQKYEIPIIEVISNGTADALNNTKNNNISIMATEFTTHSNIYKDKMINKNKNIKVTQIACKELCPMIENDWNSYENRFDVLKNYLEKIDKKSDTLVLACTHYPHIINDIKKLLKDDVDNSIKNIIDPSYCTAISVKKYLEKNNILNTENKKNITIYTTENIEREKKIINIFMPKDAVYNLEQIKL is encoded by the coding sequence ATGAACATTAATTCATCTATATCCAATATGCCTATAGCAGTTTTTGATTCTGGCTTCGGAGGATTAACAGTTCTAAAACAACTGTTAAAAATACTTCCTAATGAAAATTATATATATCTTGGGGATAATGCTAATATTCCTTACGGCGATAAATCAAAAGATGAAATTATAAAATTAACATTGAAAATGGCTGACTTTCTAGCAGATAAAAAATGCAAAATGATTATAATTGCATGCAATACTATCTCTGCATGTGCTTATGATATTTTAAAACAAAAATATGAAATACCTATAATAGAAGTTATATCAAATGGTACTGCTGATGCTTTAAATAATACAAAAAATAATAATATATCAATAATGGCTACAGAGTTTACAACACATTCAAATATATATAAAGATAAAATGATAAATAAAAATAAAAACATTAAAGTTACTCAAATAGCATGCAAAGAATTATGCCCTATGATAGAAAATGATTGGAATAGTTATGAAAATAGATTTGATGTATTAAAAAATTATTTAGAAAAAATAGATAAAAAATCTGATACTTTAGTATTAGCTTGCACCCATTATCCGCATATTATAAATGATATAAAAAAGTTATTAAAAGATGATGTTGATAATTCTATAAAAAATATAATAGATCCTTCTTACTGCACTGCAATATCTGTAAAAAAATATTTAGAAAAAAATAATATTCTTAATACAGAAAATAAAAAAAATATAACAATATATACAACTGAAAATATAGAAAGAGAAAAAAAAATTATAAATATATTTATGCCTAAAGATGCGGTATATAATTTAGAACAGATAAAACTATAA
- a CDS encoding NINE protein yields the protein MNKAVELNPDNDWNWAWLGNSYNQNCQFKEAKDIYNKLLENNKDNKEITEKINFIKDNGNISKKSWKVALILAVILPSFHRFYVGKIFTGIIDLIILIVSFSTQNYYVFGFFYFVDIFFLLIGKFKDKTGKYIIPY from the coding sequence TTGAATAAGGCGGTAGAATTAAATCCTGATAATGATTGGAATTGGGCTTGGCTTGGAAATTCTTATAATCAAAATTGTCAATTTAAAGAAGCAAAAGATATTTATAATAAACTGCTTGAAAATAATAAGGATAATAAAGAAATTACAGAAAAAATTAATTTTATAAAAGATAACGGAAATATATCCAAAAAGAGCTGGAAGGTTGCTTTAATTTTAGCTGTAATACTTCCTTCGTTCCATAGGTTTTATGTTGGTAAAATATTTACTGGCATAATAGATTTAATAATTTTAATAGTTTCGTTTAGTACCCAAAATTATTATGTATTTGGATTTTTTTATTTTGTAGATATATTTTTCTTGTTAATAGGAAAATTTAAAGATAAAACCGGTAAATATATAATACCATATTAA
- a CDS encoding HAD family hydrolase, translating to MLNNDNIKLLIFDMDGTLIDSAYLNYYSYYNAFKEFNIELDKDYYYNKCFGLHYKIFTKNILELKNKITKDENKNNELIESIHNLKEKIYLANLNLIQIHPLILETLIDNYNKKENKKYTALATTASPNGVYGILKEFKLEKLFDLILTGNDVEKKKPHPEIFYKCMEHFNVKEKESIIFEDSEVGLEAANQTNAWVIKVEKWAKI from the coding sequence ATGTTAAACAATGATAATATAAAATTACTAATATTTGATATGGACGGCACTCTTATAGATAGTGCATATTTAAATTATTATTCATATTACAATGCATTCAAAGAATTTAATATAGAATTAGATAAAGATTACTATTATAATAAATGCTTCGGACTTCATTACAAAATATTTACAAAAAATATTTTAGAATTAAAAAATAAAATTACGAAAGATGAAAATAAAAATAATGAATTAATAGAATCTATTCATAATTTAAAAGAAAAAATATATTTAGCCAATCTTAATCTAATACAAATTCACCCTCTCATATTAGAAACTTTAATCGATAACTATAATAAAAAAGAAAATAAAAAATATACAGCATTAGCAACTACAGCCTCTCCTAACGGAGTTTACGGCATATTAAAGGAATTCAAACTTGAAAAATTATTTGATTTAATTTTAACAGGCAATGATGTAGAAAAGAAGAAACCACACCCTGAAATATTTTATAAATGTATGGAACATTTTAATGTAAAAGAAAAAGAAAGCATTATATTTGAAGACAGTGAAGTAGGACTTGAAGCTGCTAATCAAACTAATGCTTGGGTTATAAAAGTAGAAAAGTGGGCAAAAATTTAA
- a CDS encoding OadG family protein, whose product MNSSIIEALQIMIIGMAVVVLFLIILVFVMKIVGAVVAKVDKLMPPQEAISSSPAPVQTSNNDKMVAIAIALAHVHSNKK is encoded by the coding sequence ATGAATAGTAGTATTATAGAAGCATTACAAATAATGATCATTGGTATGGCTGTTGTTGTATTGTTTTTAATTATATTAGTTTTCGTTATGAAAATTGTCGGTGCTGTTGTAGCTAAAGTAGACAAACTAATGCCTCCTCAGGAAGCAATTTCTTCTTCTCCGGCACCTGTACAAACATCTAATAATGATAAGATGGTTGCTATTGCTATTGCTTTAGCACATGTTCATAGTAATAAAAAATAA
- a CDS encoding sodium ion-translocating decarboxylase subunit beta encodes MKKIFLVFALIFMTASVVMPQESAQKPLNIKDSLISLARNTAFGGLFPRSEQEIAEAQAKAENSKQEKYQTKLNDIKVKSVPLWQNAIMICVGLLLVYLAIAKGFEPLLLIPIGMGGILANIPIANIAALPIVEVMNGIPVTLSSGGFLGQIYTFGIESGLFPLFIFIGVGAMTDFGPLIANPKTALLGAAAQIGIFGTLLGAMIISAYVPVISFSLKDAASIGIIGGADGPTAIFTASRLAPHLLGAIAVAAYSYMALVPIIQPPIMKWLTTENERKIEMKQLRPVSKREKIIFPLTVIILVALLLPDAAPLIGALMFGNLIKESGVTERLSKTAQNELINIVTIMLGLSVGSKLAADKFLRFETLGILVLGLIAFSMGTAGGVLLAKLMNLVSKDKINPLIGAAGVSAVPMAARVANKVGQESNPHNFLLMHAMGPNVSGVIGSAVAAGVLLAILG; translated from the coding sequence ATGAAAAAAATATTTTTAGTATTTGCACTTATCTTTATGACAGCATCTGTGGTTATGCCTCAAGAAAGTGCTCAGAAACCTCTTAATATAAAAGATTCGCTTATTTCTTTGGCTAGAAATACTGCTTTCGGCGGACTTTTTCCTAGAAGCGAACAGGAAATAGCAGAAGCTCAGGCTAAAGCTGAAAACAGTAAGCAGGAAAAATATCAAACTAAATTGAATGATATTAAAGTAAAATCTGTACCTTTATGGCAGAATGCTATAATGATTTGTGTAGGTTTGCTTTTAGTTTATCTTGCTATAGCTAAAGGATTTGAACCATTACTTCTTATTCCTATAGGTATGGGTGGTATTTTGGCTAATATCCCTATTGCTAATATAGCGGCTCTCCCTATAGTTGAAGTTATGAATGGTATACCAGTAACTTTAAGCAGCGGCGGATTCTTAGGTCAGATATACACTTTTGGTATTGAATCTGGATTATTCCCATTGTTCATATTTATAGGTGTTGGTGCTATGACAGATTTCGGACCTCTTATTGCTAATCCTAAAACTGCATTATTAGGGGCTGCTGCTCAAATAGGTATATTCGGTACTTTATTAGGTGCTATGATAATATCTGCCTATGTACCTGTAATTTCTTTCTCTTTGAAAGATGCTGCTTCTATAGGTATTATTGGAGGTGCTGACGGTCCTACTGCTATATTTACAGCTTCAAGACTTGCACCTCATCTATTAGGTGCTATAGCTGTTGCTGCTTATTCATATATGGCTTTAGTTCCTATTATTCAGCCTCCTATTATGAAATGGCTTACTACTGAAAATGAAAGAAAAATTGAGATGAAACAGCTTCGTCCTGTAAGCAAAAGAGAAAAAATAATATTCCCTCTTACTGTTATTATTTTGGTTGCTTTACTTTTACCTGATGCTGCTCCTCTTATCGGTGCTTTGATGTTTGGAAACTTAATAAAAGAATCTGGTGTTACTGAAAGACTTTCTAAAACTGCACAAAATGAGTTAATAAATATTGTTACAATTATGTTAGGTTTATCAGTTGGAAGTAAATTAGCTGCTGATAAATTCCTTCGCTTTGAAACACTTGGTATATTAGTTTTAGGTTTAATAGCGTTTTCTATGGGCACTGCAGGCGGTGTACTTCTTGCTAAATTAATGAATTTAGTTAGTAAAGATAAAATTAATCCGCTTATTGGTGCTGCCGGAGTATCTGCTGTTCCTATGGCTGCAAGAGTTGCTAATAAAGTTGGACAGGAATCAAATCCTCATAACTTCTTACTTATGCATGCTATGGGACCAAATGTTTCCGGTGTAATTGGTTCTGCAGTTGCTGCTGGAGTGCTTTTGGCTATATTAGGTTAA
- a CDS encoding AAA family ATPase — MKNIKSRIEKIIKLISEGLYEREEIVSLTLLSAVAGKPIFLYGPPGTAKSFIAKRVSLAFKDSKYFGYLMQRFSTPEDIFGPISLEELKNDKYIRKTEGYLPDADFAFLDEIWKSTPAILNTLLTIINERVFKNGNEEIKVPLKALISASNETPPEGQGLEALYDRFIVRLMVKNIKSRENFENILQNTQLDSYIKIDDELKISNDEWINIRKEVNNIKLSKSVIDIIHNIKLSIEKFNEDNRDIAIYVSDRRWQNISYLLKTAAYLNEKNEVDIYESILIYNCLWSLEEHIESVKKIVENAISLCYDLNNQNINEWRESFKSINENINNEFYNLEKTYNTENIDDKPHIAKTLSINIDEYGNKGETIIYIPIKQLGKKGYFYPLDIGRNQTRKFRCNFNGTDKCTIEINSATASNGFVSGMLSKNYEFLTEAEPDFYMKKVSPKKLEKEKKDSYLKLINSLISSIENIIVNFKNDFNKNKYSNKSVFISDEKFNFFTEMFNSYIENLESEKLDAQRVKSEIEQHETI; from the coding sequence ATGAAAAATATAAAATCTAGGATAGAAAAAATTATTAAACTTATTTCCGAAGGTCTTTATGAAAGGGAAGAAATAGTATCTTTAACCTTACTTAGTGCTGTAGCAGGAAAGCCGATATTTCTATACGGTCCTCCGGGAACTGCCAAAAGTTTTATAGCTAAAAGAGTGTCTTTAGCATTTAAAGATTCAAAGTATTTCGGATATTTAATGCAAAGATTTTCTACACCTGAAGATATATTCGGACCTATTAGTTTGGAAGAATTAAAAAATGATAAATACATAAGAAAAACCGAAGGATATTTACCGGATGCAGATTTTGCATTCTTAGATGAAATATGGAAAAGCACTCCAGCTATACTTAATACACTTTTGACTATAATAAATGAAAGAGTTTTTAAAAACGGAAATGAAGAAATAAAAGTACCATTAAAGGCTTTAATTTCAGCAAGCAATGAAACTCCGCCTGAAGGTCAGGGTCTCGAAGCTTTATATGATAGGTTCATTGTTCGTTTAATGGTCAAGAATATAAAAAGCAGAGAGAATTTTGAGAATATACTTCAAAATACTCAATTGGATTCTTATATAAAGATAGATGATGAATTGAAAATATCAAATGATGAATGGATAAATATAAGAAAAGAAGTAAATAATATAAAACTATCAAAATCAGTTATTGATATAATTCATAATATAAAACTTTCTATAGAAAAGTTTAACGAAGATAATAGAGATATAGCAATATATGTTTCAGATAGAAGATGGCAGAATATTTCATATTTACTTAAAACTGCTGCATATTTAAATGAGAAAAATGAAGTTGATATTTATGAAAGCATTTTAATTTATAATTGCTTATGGAGTTTGGAAGAGCATATTGAATCAGTAAAGAAAATAGTAGAGAATGCTATAAGTTTATGCTATGATTTGAATAATCAGAATATTAATGAGTGGAGAGAAAGCTTCAAGAGTATTAATGAAAATATCAATAATGAGTTTTATAATTTAGAAAAAACTTATAATACTGAAAATATAGATGATAAGCCTCATATAGCAAAAACTTTATCCATTAATATTGATGAATACGGAAATAAGGGTGAAACTATAATATATATACCAATAAAACAATTAGGTAAGAAAGGTTATTTTTATCCTTTAGATATAGGAAGAAATCAGACAAGAAAATTCAGATGCAATTTTAATGGTACAGATAAATGCACTATTGAAATAAATTCTGCCACTGCTTCAAATGGTTTTGTATCCGGCATGCTTTCTAAAAATTATGAGTTTCTTACTGAAGCTGAGCCTGATTTTTATATGAAAAAGGTTAGTCCTAAAAAACTTGAAAAAGAAAAAAAAGATTCTTATTTAAAATTAATAAATTCTTTAATATCAAGTATTGAAAATATTATAGTGAATTTTAAAAATGATTTTAATAAAAATAAATATTCAAATAAAAGTGTATTCATATCAGATGAGAAGTTCAATTTTTTTACAGAAATGTTTAATTCTTATATAGAAAATCTTGAGAGTGAAAAATTGGATGCACAAAGAGTTAAAAGTGAAATAGAGCAGCATGAAACAATTTGA
- a CDS encoding biotin/lipoyl-containing protein, with product MAKKEVKFMLTAFRDGFQSVYGARVLSKDFMPAVEAFVKAGVTYFESGGGATFQSAFFYNQENAFDVMDTFRKTVGPDVNLQTLARGVNVVGLESQPREMIKLHAQLFKKHGITTIRNFDALNDVNNLIFSGKCIKEAGLKHQVCVSMMALPPGCEGAHDAAFYAKVLKQIIDNVEFDSVCFKDASGTTTPQVVYDTVKEARKLLGSNMHIQVHSHETAGIGAVQYRAALDAGCDCIDLSAAPVSGGTCQTDLIVMWHALRGTEYELNIDIDKIREAEEVFKDCMKDYFLPPESRTVEPMIPFAPMPGGALTANTQMMRDINVMNRFPEVIKAMTEVVKKGGFGTSVTPVSQFYFQQAFNNVMQGNWKKIADGYGKMVLGYFGRTPSTPDPEIVKIASEQLGLQPTTELAMDIDDKNPKKGRKAAEQALKDAGITDLSDENVFIAAACKEKGIQFLKGEAKLGIRKNAGGASSDGVKATSNEVTVTIGGSSYGVKIENGKAIVDGVSYDYTIKDGIAAGAAPAAAASSGSATPVTAGLPGTVVKIVAPVGTQVQDGSTILIVEAMKMEVEIKSSANGVVKEVKVKPGDAVVAGQELAIVG from the coding sequence ATGGCTAAAAAAGAAGTAAAATTTATGCTAACAGCATTCAGAGACGGATTTCAATCTGTTTATGGTGCTAGAGTATTATCTAAAGATTTTATGCCTGCAGTAGAAGCATTTGTTAAGGCAGGAGTTACATATTTTGAATCAGGCGGCGGTGCAACTTTCCAAAGTGCATTTTTTTATAACCAAGAAAATGCTTTTGATGTAATGGATACTTTTAGAAAAACAGTAGGTCCTGATGTTAATTTACAAACATTGGCAAGGGGTGTTAATGTTGTAGGTTTGGAATCTCAGCCTAGAGAAATGATTAAATTACATGCCCAATTATTCAAAAAACATGGTATTACAACAATTAGAAACTTTGATGCTTTAAATGATGTTAATAATCTTATTTTCAGCGGTAAATGTATTAAAGAAGCTGGATTAAAACACCAGGTATGCGTTAGTATGATGGCTTTACCTCCTGGATGTGAAGGTGCACATGATGCTGCTTTTTATGCCAAAGTATTAAAACAAATTATAGATAATGTAGAGTTTGATTCGGTATGTTTTAAAGATGCTTCAGGTACTACTACTCCTCAAGTTGTTTATGATACAGTTAAAGAAGCTAGAAAACTTTTAGGTTCTAATATGCATATACAGGTTCATAGTCATGAAACTGCTGGCATAGGTGCTGTTCAGTATAGAGCTGCTTTGGATGCAGGTTGTGATTGTATAGACCTTTCAGCTGCTCCTGTATCAGGCGGTACTTGTCAGACAGACTTGATAGTTATGTGGCATGCTTTGAGAGGAACTGAATATGAGTTGAATATCGATATAGATAAAATCAGAGAAGCTGAAGAAGTATTTAAAGACTGTATGAAAGATTATTTCTTACCGCCGGAAAGCAGAACAGTAGAGCCTATGATTCCATTTGCTCCAATGCCGGGTGGGGCTTTAACAGCTAATACTCAGATGATGAGAGATATTAATGTAATGAATAGATTCCCTGAAGTTATTAAAGCTATGACTGAAGTGGTAAAAAAAGGCGGTTTTGGTACTTCTGTAACTCCTGTATCTCAATTCTATTTCCAACAAGCATTTAATAATGTAATGCAGGGTAATTGGAAAAAAATAGCTGACGGATATGGTAAAATGGTATTAGGTTATTTTGGTAGAACTCCTTCTACTCCAGACCCAGAAATAGTAAAAATAGCAAGCGAGCAATTAGGTTTACAGCCTACAACTGAACTTGCTATGGATATAGATGATAAAAATCCTAAAAAAGGAAGAAAAGCTGCAGAACAGGCTTTAAAAGATGCTGGAATAACAGATCTTTCAGATGAAAATGTATTCATAGCTGCTGCTTGTAAAGAAAAAGGTATACAGTTCCTTAAAGGCGAAGCTAAACTTGGTATTAGAAAGAATGCCGGCGGTGCTTCTTCTGATGGTGTTAAAGCTACAAGTAATGAAGTTACTGTTACTATAGGCGGTTCAAGCTATGGTGTAAAAATAGAAAATGGAAAAGCTATAGTTGATGGTGTAAGCTATGATTATACTATTAAAGATGGTATAGCTGCCGGTGCTGCTCCAGCTGCTGCTGCTTCAAGCGGTTCAGCTACACCTGTTACTGCCGGATTACCTGGTACAGTAGTAAAAATAGTAGCTCCTGTAGGAACTCAAGTTCAAGATGGTTCTACTATATTAATAGTTGAAGCTATGAAAATGGAAGTAGAAATAAAATCTTCTGCTAATGGTGTTGTTAAAGAAGTTAAAGTTAAACCAGGAGACGCTGTTGTTGCAGGTCAGGAATTGGCTATTGTTGGCTGA
- a CDS encoding glycosyltransferase — MYLAPVGLVVYNRIEHTKRVIEALKKNTLASDTDLYIFSDAPSKKEDEASVYELREYLKTIKDGFKNVYIYEAQKNLGIKYSTVNAVNKIFEHHEYFIGLEDDIETNKHFLEFMNNALNYYKDDKDVMAITAFSHKNATKNHKHDVIFTYAFHSWGWGTWKSKWNNINWDTCDTSWYNKSIKHKILGGVFSWFHLLAIKKSVKDNFYIQNNLWDIYYSFTMYTRKKLCVWPSKKSFTNNFGFDGTGYHKFDFHHGYFEKNLDDDNMNIEFSSDKKMNFFEYLIISIKIGIFSWANGFITMFLSKFFRR, encoded by the coding sequence ATGTACTTAGCACCTGTAGGCTTAGTAGTTTATAATAGAATTGAACATACAAAAAGAGTTATTGAAGCTTTAAAGAAAAACACTTTAGCTTCAGATACTGATTTATATATATTTTCAGATGCACCTAGTAAAAAAGAAGATGAAGCATCTGTTTATGAGCTTAGAGAATATTTAAAAACTATAAAAGATGGTTTTAAAAATGTTTATATATATGAAGCTCAAAAAAATTTAGGTATAAAATATTCCACTGTTAATGCTGTAAACAAAATATTTGAGCATCATGAATATTTTATAGGTTTGGAAGATGATATTGAGACAAATAAACATTTTCTTGAGTTTATGAATAATGCTTTAAATTATTATAAAGATGATAAAGATGTTATGGCTATAACAGCGTTCTCACATAAAAATGCTACTAAAAATCATAAACATGATGTTATATTTACATACGCTTTTCATAGCTGGGGTTGGGGGACTTGGAAGAGTAAATGGAATAATATAAATTGGGATACTTGCGATACTTCTTGGTATAATAAAAGTATTAAGCATAAAATATTAGGAGGAGTTTTTTCTTGGTTTCATTTACTTGCTATAAAAAAGTCTGTTAAGGATAATTTTTACATTCAAAATAATTTATGGGATATTTATTATTCATTTACAATGTATACAAGAAAAAAATTATGTGTTTGGCCTTCAAAAAAATCTTTTACAAATAATTTTGGTTTTGATGGTACAGGCTATCATAAATTTGATTTTCATCATGGCTATTTTGAAAAAAATTTAGATGATGATAATATGAATATAGAGTTTTCATCTGATAAAAAAATGAATTTCTTTGAGTATCTAATCATATCAATAAAGATTGGTATATTCAGTTGGGCTAATGGATTTATAACTATGTTTTTAAGTAAATTTTTTAGAAGATAA
- a CDS encoding tetratricopeptide repeat protein — translation MGLLGNFGKVVVKVVVKETVKNLAYKAANANDKLNENAKEYTVKFELYTRGGVNNHYRWESDTKNIKANSEENVLERLERGYGRVRNVQILSVQDIDKDKNYEDENPLPEDYNELLKEGKSHYDNKEYEEAIKYFQKAAELNPDDEVNLYWLGCSYNRNREYDEAINFLIKAVELNPDDETNWSWLGASYNLNGNYEEAI, via the coding sequence ATGGGATTATTAGGTAATTTTGGAAAAGTAGTAGTAAAAGTAGTAGTAAAAGAAACTGTTAAAAATTTAGCATATAAAGCAGCAAATGCTAATGATAAATTAAATGAAAATGCTAAAGAGTATACTGTTAAATTTGAACTTTATACTAGAGGAGGAGTAAATAATCATTATAGATGGGAGTCAGATACTAAAAATATTAAAGCCAATTCAGAAGAAAATGTTTTGGAGAGATTAGAAAGAGGTTACGGACGGGTAAGAAATGTACAAATATTATCTGTTCAAGATATAGATAAAGATAAAAATTATGAAGATGAAAATCCATTGCCAGAAGATTATAATGAGTTATTAAAAGAGGGAAAATCACATTATGATAATAAAGAATATGAAGAAGCCATAAAGTATTTTCAGAAAGCTGCTGAATTAAACCCTGATGATGAAGTTAATTTGTATTGGCTAGGCTGTTCTTATAATAGAAATAGAGAATATGATGAAGCTATAAATTTTTTAATCAAGGCTGTAGAGTTAAATCCTGATGATGAAACTAATTGGAGTTGGTTAGGTGCTTCTTATAATCTAAATGGTAATTATGAAGAAGCTATATGA